The Camelina sativa cultivar DH55 chromosome 14, Cs, whole genome shotgun sequence genome includes a window with the following:
- the LOC104742841 gene encoding uncharacterized protein LOC104742841, which produces MRFRSLISLLFLLIFASSAYARFVSVHQSSTGLISDGIDGGGSGSVIKTVVSAEEEKEEACEQTYGFMPCTKTALGNVFLILVYGFLMFTAATYLSAGSELLLEILGPGIVGGLFLPMLGALPDAMLIMVSGLSGDAATAQSQVSVGMGLLAGSTVMLLTVIWGTCTVVGKCDLRDTIAVNNQDTKRFSLKDSGVTVDVWTSYAARIMAISVIPFVIVQLPQMLGSQSGRHLSVLVALVLSVLMLISYCVYQVFQPWIQRRRLAFAKHKHVISGILKHLKQHSLGRLLDDEGQPDEHVIRRLFDTIDANKDGHLSAAELKALIIGISFEEIDFDKDDAVGKVLQDFDKTLDEQVDQDEFVRGIKHWLLQAMGTAGPAGPDAGPRTMKFLDHFHVQTKREHTLLGDNENGENEEEGGEVADPKWITIKAALLLILGAAIAAAFADPLVDTVNNFSAATGIPSFFISFIALPLATNSSEAVSAIIFASRKKIRTASLTFSELCGGVTMNNILCLSVFLAIVYLRGLTWNFSSEVLVILIVCLVMGSFASFRTTYPLWTCFIAYLLYPFSLGLVYILDYWFGWS; this is translated from the exons ttctcatcTTCGCTTCATCCGCTTACGCTAGATTCGTCTCTGTGCATCAATCTTCAACCGGTCTTATATCCGATGGAATCGACGGTGGCGGCTCCGGATCGGTTATCAAGACGGTTGTTTCGgctgaagaggagaaagaagaagcttgtGAACAGACCTACGGGTTTATGCCCTGTACCAAGACCGCTCTTGGGAACGTGTTTCTGATTCTGGTTTATGGGTTTCTCATGTTCACTGCTGCTACGTATCTCTCTGCCGGGAGTGAGCTTCTTCTCGAGATCCTTGGCCCTGGAATTGTCGGTGGTTTGTTCCTTCCCATGCTCGGCGCCCTCCCGGACGCTATGCTTATCATGG TGTCTGGACTTTCTGGAGACGCAGCAACGGCTCAAAGCCAAGTCTCTGTGGGGATGGGTTTGCTTGCTGGCTCCACTGTTATGCTTCTCACTGTTATCTGGGGAACTTGCACTGTGGTTGGCAAGTGTGACCTTCGAGATACTATTGCTGTAAACAATCAAGACACTAAACGCTTCAGTCTtaaag attctggtgTAACTGTTGATGTTTGGACCAGCTATGCTGCTAGAATTATGGCTATATCAGTCATTCCGTTTGTCATTGTCCAGCTTCCGCAGATGTTGGGCTCACAATCTGGAAGACACTTGTCTGTGTTGGTTGCTCTAGTTTTATCTGTTCTAATGTTAATCTCTTACTGTGTATATCAG GTCTTCCAACCGTGGATCCAAAGGAGAAGGCTTGCTTTTGCAAAGCACAAGCATGTTATATCAGGAATCCTAAAGCACTTGAAACAGCACTCTTTGGGAAGGCTTCTTGATGATGAAGGTCAGCCTGATGAACATGTCATTCGGAG GTTGTTTGACACTATTGATGCAAACAAGGACGGACACTTATCAGCGGCTGAACTAAAGGCGCTTATCATTGGGATCAGCTTTGAGGAGATTGATTTTGACAAGGACGATGCTGTGGGAAAAGTTCTCCAAGATTTTGACAAGACTCTCGATGAGCAAGTTGATCAAGACGAGTTTGTACGTGGCATTAAACATTGGCTCCTCCAGGCAATGGGAACTGCTGGTCCAGCTGGTCCTGATGCTGGTCCTCGAACGATGAAATTCCTCGACCATTTCCATGTG CAAACTAAGAGAGAGCATACTCTGTTGGGAGATAATGAAAATGGTGAGAACGAAGAGGAAGGCGGTGAGGTTGCAGACCCAAAATGGATCACTATTAAAGCAGCTCTGCTGCTAATCTTGGGAGCTGCCATTGCAGCTGCGTTTGCTGATCCTTTAGTCGACACAGTTAACAACTTCTCGGCAGCAACAGGGATCCcatctttctttatttccttcATCGCTTTGCCATTAGCCACCAATTCAAGTGAAGCCGTCTCTGCCATCATCTTCGCTTCCCGCAAAAAGATCAGAACCGCCTCATTAACTTTCTCCGAG CTATGTGGAGGAGTGACAATGAACAACATTCTGTGTCTCTCGGTGTTCTTAGCAATCGTCTACCTTAGAGGACTAACATGGAACTTCTCATCAGAAGTGTTGGTGATTCTCATCGTTTGTCTAGTGATGGGCAGTTTCGCGAGTTTCCGCACAACTTATCCTCTTTGGACATGTTTCATAGCTTACTTGCTTTACCCATTCTCCTTGGGTCTGGTTTATATTCTTGATTACTGGTTTGGTTGGTCGTAG
- the LOC104742842 gene encoding transcription factor TCP3-like produces MAASHRLVDSPSPPMRHNQQSAFTPSPTENDGGCGEIVEVQGGHIVRSTGRKDRHSKVCTAKGPRDWRVRLSAPTAIQFYDVQDRLGFDRPSKAVDWLIKKAKSAIDDLAELPPWNPADALRQHAANAKPRKTKTLVSPPPLQPPPQHQETEHHHHQIGEEDNESSFLPASMDSDSIADTIKSFFPVASSQQSYHHQPPSRANTQNQDLLRLSLQSFQNGPPFTAQTEPVLFSGQSNPLGFDSSTASWEQNHQSPEFGKIQRLVTWNNGGAADSPGSTGGGGGYVFASPSPVYSQSQLLSQRGPLQSINNTPMIRAWFDPHHHHHHQSMTTDDLHHHHHPYQSAIPGIAFASSGEFSGFRIPARFHGEQEEEHGGDNKPSSASSDSRH; encoded by the coding sequence ATGGCGGCTAGCCACCGTTTAGTAGATTCTCCGTCGCCGCCGATGAGACACAACCAGCAATCAGCGTTTACGCCGTCGCCGACGGAGAACGATGGTGGTTGCGGCGAGATCGTTGAGGTGCAAGGAGGTCACATTGTTCGGTCAACCGGGAGAAAAGACAGACACAGCAAAGTCTGTACGGCGAAAGGACCACGTGACTGGCGCGTGAGACTCTCTGCTCCGACGGCGATTCAGTTCTACGATGTTCAAGACAGGCTTGGTTTTGATCGACCGAGCAAAGCCGTCGATTGGCTTATCAAGAAAGCTAAATCCGCCATTGATGATCTCGCTGAGCTTCCTCCTTGGAACCCCGCCGATGCTCTTCGTCAACACGCCGCTAACGCTAAACccagaaaaaccaaaactttagtTTCTCCGCCGCCGCTACAACCTCCGCCGCAGCACCAAGAAacagagcatcatcatcatcaaatcgGAGAGGAAGATAACGAATCGAGTTTTCTTCCGGCGTCGATGGACTCTGATTCGATAGCTGACACTATAAAGTCGTTTTTTCCGGTAGCTTCATCGCAACAGAGCTATCACCATCAGCCACCGTCACGAGCCAATACACAAAACCAAGATCTTCTTCGTCTATCGCTTCAATCTTTCCAAAATGGTCCACCTTTTACTGCTCAAACAGAGCCTGTTCTGTTCTCCGGCCAGAGCAACCCCTTAGGGTTTGACTCATCAACGGCAAGCTGGGAACAGAATCACCAGTCGCCGGAATTTGGAAAGATACAGAGACTGGTAACGTGGAACAACGGCGGAGCAGCTGACTCCCCCGGAAGtaccggaggaggaggaggatatgTGTTTGCTTCTCCATCGCCAGTTTATAGCCAAAGTCAGCTTTTATCTCAGAGGGGTCCCCTTCAGTCCATTAACAACACACCCATGATTCGTGCTTGGTTTGAtcctcaccatcatcatcatcatcagtccaTGACCACTGAcgatctccatcatcatcatcatccttacCAATCAGCTATTCCAGGCATTGCGTTTGCTTCAAGTGGTGAATTCTCTGGTTTTCGCATACCAGCACGGTTTCATGGGGAGCAAGAAGAGGAGCACGGCGGCGACAACAAACCGTCCTCTGCTTCATCTGATTCTCGCCACTAA
- the LOC109128838 gene encoding uncharacterized protein LOC109128838: MEMGSFDISVFLSFVSRLFSRVVLCLVLCFFLKDVQFVFAFQWFPMDQLLLNKGKALLVRTETVKIANSVLVQRIQQFSLTLIGRLMNPAIQRMDSLVVNLPMIWKIEDKVVGADLGQGLFQFNFDADEDLQSVLQNGPYHFDGWMISLVKWEPIISSTYPSAINFWVKVTGIPMHLWEVATLRAIGRKVGTICEIYEESGRFCVSVNGFNPLLFKLVVPFDTGDEIIVSLEYEKLMGFCEHCFRLTHEMKGCPELLKGSGDQVMENQSDKRGGLR; encoded by the coding sequence ATGGAGATGGGTTCCTTCGACATATCAGTCTTCCTTTCTTTCGTGAGCCGCTTGTTTTCGAGAGTGgtgttgtgtttggttttgtgtttctttctcaaAGATGTGCAGTTTGTTTTTGCTTTCCAGTGGTTCCCTATGGATCAATTACTGTTGAACAAAGGAAAAGCTCTTCTGGTTCGCACTGAAACAGTGAAGATTGCTAACTCTGTCCTGGTTCAAAGGATTCAACAGTTTTCGCTGACTCTTATTGGGCGTTTGATGAACCCGGCTATTCAAAGGATGGACTCTTTGGTGGTAAATTTGCCTATGATCTGGAAGATAGAGGATAAAGTGGTGGGGGCTGACTTGGGACAGGGCCTCTTCCAGTTCAATTTTGACGCTGATGAGGATCTCCAGTCGGTGCTACAGAATGGTCCTTACCACTTTGATGGGTGGATGATCTCCTTGGTGAAGTGGGAGCCGATCATATCATCAACCTATCCTTCTGCAATTAACTTCTGGGTGAAGGTTACTGGTATCCCTATGCACCTTTGGGAGGTTGCCACTTTAAGAGCCATAGGGAGGAAGGTGGGTACAATCTGTGAGATATATGAGGAGTCAGGGAGATTCTGCGTTTCTGTTAACGGTTTCAACCCTCTTCTCTTTAAGCTAGTTGTGCCTTTTGATACCGGTGATGAAATTATTGTTTCTCTTGAGTATGAAAAATTAATGGGATTCTGTGAGCATTGTTTTCGTTTAACACACGAGATGAAGGGATGTCCGGAGTTACTCAAGGGATCTGGTGATCAGGTTATGGAGAATCAATCTGATAAGAGGGGTGGTTTGAGATAA
- the LOC104742843 gene encoding malate dehydrogenase 1, mitochondrial, whose product MFRSMLVRSSASAKQAVNRRSFSSGSVPERKVAILGAAGGIGQPLALLMKLNPLVSSLSLYDIANTPGVAADVGHINTRSDVTGYMGDDNLAKALEGADLVIIPAGVPRKPGMTRDDLFNINAGIVKNLCTAIAKYCPHALINMISNPVNSTVPIAAEIFKKAGMYDEKKLFGVTTLDVVRAKTFYAGKANVPVAEVNVPVIGGHAGVTILPLFSQASPQANLSSDVLTALTKRTQDGGTEVVEAKAGKGSATLSMAYAGALFADACLKGLNGVPDVVECSYVQSTITELPFFASKVRLGKNGVEEVLDLGPLSDYEKEGLEALKPELKSSIEKGVKFANQ is encoded by the exons ATGTTCAGATCTATGCTCGTCCGATCTTCTGCCTCCGCGAAGCAGGCGGTTAACCGCCGTAGCTTCTCTTCCGGATCCGTCCCGGAGCGAAAAGTCGCCATCCTTGGTGCCGCCGGTGGAATCGGTCAGCCTCTTGCTCTCCTCATGAAGCTTAACCCTCtcgtctcttctctctccctttaCGATATCGCCAACACCCCTGGAGTTGCCGCCGATGTCGGTCACATCAACACCAGATCTGAT GTTACTGGATACATGGGAGATGATAACTTGGCCAAAGCTCTTGAAGGAGCTGATCTTGTCATCATCCCAGCTGGTGTACCAAGGAAGCCTGGTATGACCCGTGACGATCTTTTCAACATTAATGCTGGAATTGTCAAGAACCTTTGCACTGCCATCGCCAAGTACTGCCCTCAT GCACTTATTAACATGATCAGCAACCCTGTGAACTCCACTGTTCCGATTGCAGCTGAGATCTTTAAGAAGGCTGGTATGTACGATGAAAAGAAATTGTTTGGTGTTACCACTCTTGACGTTGTCAGGGCCAAGACTTTCTATGCTGGAAAGGCTAATGTTCCTGTTGCAG AAGTTAATGTTCCGGTGATTGGTGGTCATGCTGGGGTTACAATCCTTCCACTTTTCTCTCAG GCCTCTCCTCAAGCCAACTTGTCAAGTGACGTACTCACCGCCCTCACTAAGCGTACCCAAGATGGAGGTACTGAAGTCGTGGAGGCAAAAGCAGGAAAAGGGTCAGCTACATTGTCAATGGC CTATGCTGGAGCACTATTCGCTGATGCATGCTTGAAAGGACTCAATGGTGTTCCAGATGTTGTAGAATGCTCATACGTGCAATCCACAATCACCGAGCTTCCTTTCTTTGCCTCGAAG GTGAGGTTGGGGAAGAACGGTGTGGAGGAGGTTCTTGACTTGGGACCACTCTCAGACTATGAGAAGGAAGGCTTGGAAGCATTGAAGCCAGAACTCAAATCCTCCATCGAAAAGGGAGTCAAGTTTGCCAACCAGTAA